Proteins co-encoded in one Malus sylvestris chromosome 7, drMalSylv7.2, whole genome shotgun sequence genomic window:
- the LOC126629592 gene encoding protein GLUTELIN PRECURSOR ACCUMULATION 3-like isoform X1 has product MHYWVRASSSDFVGTLPQPRSGHTAVIVGRSKVVVFGGLVEKKFLSDIVVYDIDNKLWYQPECTGGSDGQVGPSPRAFHVTVVIDCHMFIFGGRSGSKRLGDFWVLDTDIWQWTELTSFGDLPSARDFAAASAIGNRKIVMYGGWDGKKWLSDVYVLDTISLEWMELSVTGSLPPPRCGHTTTMVEKRLLVYGGRGGGGPVLGDLWALKGLIEEENETPAWTQLKLPGQAPSALCGHTITSGGHYLLLFGGHGTGGWLSRYDIYHNDCIVLDRVSAQWKRLPTGNEPPPARAYHSLTCMGSRYLLFGGFDGKSTFGDLWWLVPEEDSLAKRILAASPNIQNKDVEMGNENVQNIKQESQMEESAISELQKRLGISVSLHGNGVPIVDEVEDKEFIQLASNLVGERVSSDEQVSGVQALREHWRKSTPRLIPLKELGPLLRDYQRLITRRLQVNSGSDMQFVESSFPGKAAYGFYHIRNVNQLRLDDIPKLLAEYKQLVSN; this is encoded by the exons ATGCACTACTGGGTTCGAGCTTCTTCCTCTGATTTTGTTGGAACACTTCCTCAACCTCGCAG CGGTCACACGGCGGTGATTGTCGGTAGATCAAAGGTGGTTGTGTTTGGAGGCCTTGTAGAGAAGAAGTTTCTCAGCGATATCGTGGTCTATGACATTG ATAACAAATTATGGTATCAGCCAGAGTGCACTGGTGGCTCTGATGGACAAGTTGGTCCAAGCCCACGAGCATTTCACGTTACTGTTGTGATTGATTGTCATATGTTCATCTTTGGTGGGCGTTCTGGGAGCAAGAG GTTAGGTGACTTTTGGGTCCTAGATACTG ATATATGGCAATGGACAGAGTTGACAAGTTTTGGCGACTTACCTTCTGCACGAGATTTTGCTGCAGCTTCAGCTATAGGAAATCGGAAAATTGTAAT GTATGGTGGCTGGGATGGTAAAAAATGGTTGTCAGATGTGTATGTCTTGGACACAA TATCGCTAGAGTGGATGGAGCTGTCAGTTACAGGGTCATTACCTCCACCCAGATGTGGCCATACAACTACCATGGTTGAGAAACGGTTGCTTGTTTATGGTGGCAGAG GAGGTGGAGGTCCAGTACTGGGTGATTTATGGGCTTTGAAGGGTCTAATCGAAGAAG AGAATGAAACACCTGCGTGGACCCAATTGAAGCTTCCAGGACAAGCTCCTTCTGCTCTGTGTGGCCATACTATTACATCAGGAGGGCACTAT CTGTTGCTCTTTGGCGGCCATGGAACTGGTGGCTGGTTGAGTCGTTATGACATTTATCACAATGACTGCATCGTTCTAGACAGGG TGTCTGCACAGTGGAAGCGCTTGCCTACTGGCAATGAACCTCCTCCTGCTCGAGCATACCATTCTCTGACATGTATGGGATCACGCTATCTGCTATTTGGTGGCTTTGATGGAAAATCAACTTTTGGTGATCTCTGGTGGTTGGTTCCTGAAG AGGACTCCCTTGCAAAGAGAATACTTGCAGCTTCACCAAATATCCAAAATAAGGATGTGGAGATGGGAAATGAAAATGTCCAAAACATCAAG CAGGAAAGCCAAATGGAAGAATCTGCTATCTCGGAGTTACAAAAAAGATTAGGAATATCTGTTTCTCTCCATGGTAATGGGGTTCCAATTGTGGATGAGGTGGAAGACAAAGAATTCATTCAACTGGCTTCAAATTTGGTTGGAGAAAGAGTCTCTAGTGATGAACAGGTTTCTGGTGTTCAG GCACTTCGTGAACACTGGAGGAAATCTACACCAAGGCTTATCCCACTTAAGGAGCTTGGACCCTTGCTTCGGGACTACCAACGCCTGATTACTCGTCGTCTTCA GGTGAATAGTGGATCTGATATGCAGTTCGTCGAGTCCAGTTTTCCTGGAAAAGCGGCTTATGGCTTTTACCATATCAGAAATGTTAACCAG TTGCGTCtggatgacatcccaaagctgCTGGCAGAGTACAAACAACTAGTTTCAAATTAA
- the LOC126629592 gene encoding protein GLUTELIN PRECURSOR ACCUMULATION 3-like isoform X2 yields MHYWVRASSSDFVGTLPQPRSGHTAVIVGRSKVVVFGGLVEKKFLSDIVVYDIDNKLWYQPECTGGSDGQVGPSPRAFHVTVVIDCHMFIFGGRSGSKRLGDFWVLDTDIWQWTELTSFGDLPSARDFAAASAIGNRKIVMYGGWDGKKWLSDVYVLDTISLEWMELSVTGSLPPPRCGHTTTMVEKRLLVYGGRGGGGPVLGDLWALKGLIEEENETPAWTQLKLPGQAPSALCGHTITSGGHYLLLFGGHGTGGWLSRYDIYHNDCIVLDRVSAQWKRLPTGNEPPPARAYHSLTCMGSRYLLFGGFDGKSTFGDLWWLVPEEDSLAKRILAASPNIQNKDVEMGNENVQNIKESQMEESAISELQKRLGISVSLHGNGVPIVDEVEDKEFIQLASNLVGERVSSDEQVSGVQALREHWRKSTPRLIPLKELGPLLRDYQRLITRRLQVNSGSDMQFVESSFPGKAAYGFYHIRNVNQLRLDDIPKLLAEYKQLVSN; encoded by the exons ATGCACTACTGGGTTCGAGCTTCTTCCTCTGATTTTGTTGGAACACTTCCTCAACCTCGCAG CGGTCACACGGCGGTGATTGTCGGTAGATCAAAGGTGGTTGTGTTTGGAGGCCTTGTAGAGAAGAAGTTTCTCAGCGATATCGTGGTCTATGACATTG ATAACAAATTATGGTATCAGCCAGAGTGCACTGGTGGCTCTGATGGACAAGTTGGTCCAAGCCCACGAGCATTTCACGTTACTGTTGTGATTGATTGTCATATGTTCATCTTTGGTGGGCGTTCTGGGAGCAAGAG GTTAGGTGACTTTTGGGTCCTAGATACTG ATATATGGCAATGGACAGAGTTGACAAGTTTTGGCGACTTACCTTCTGCACGAGATTTTGCTGCAGCTTCAGCTATAGGAAATCGGAAAATTGTAAT GTATGGTGGCTGGGATGGTAAAAAATGGTTGTCAGATGTGTATGTCTTGGACACAA TATCGCTAGAGTGGATGGAGCTGTCAGTTACAGGGTCATTACCTCCACCCAGATGTGGCCATACAACTACCATGGTTGAGAAACGGTTGCTTGTTTATGGTGGCAGAG GAGGTGGAGGTCCAGTACTGGGTGATTTATGGGCTTTGAAGGGTCTAATCGAAGAAG AGAATGAAACACCTGCGTGGACCCAATTGAAGCTTCCAGGACAAGCTCCTTCTGCTCTGTGTGGCCATACTATTACATCAGGAGGGCACTAT CTGTTGCTCTTTGGCGGCCATGGAACTGGTGGCTGGTTGAGTCGTTATGACATTTATCACAATGACTGCATCGTTCTAGACAGGG TGTCTGCACAGTGGAAGCGCTTGCCTACTGGCAATGAACCTCCTCCTGCTCGAGCATACCATTCTCTGACATGTATGGGATCACGCTATCTGCTATTTGGTGGCTTTGATGGAAAATCAACTTTTGGTGATCTCTGGTGGTTGGTTCCTGAAG AGGACTCCCTTGCAAAGAGAATACTTGCAGCTTCACCAAATATCCAAAATAAGGATGTGGAGATGGGAAATGAAAATGTCCAAAACATCAAG GAAAGCCAAATGGAAGAATCTGCTATCTCGGAGTTACAAAAAAGATTAGGAATATCTGTTTCTCTCCATGGTAATGGGGTTCCAATTGTGGATGAGGTGGAAGACAAAGAATTCATTCAACTGGCTTCAAATTTGGTTGGAGAAAGAGTCTCTAGTGATGAACAGGTTTCTGGTGTTCAG GCACTTCGTGAACACTGGAGGAAATCTACACCAAGGCTTATCCCACTTAAGGAGCTTGGACCCTTGCTTCGGGACTACCAACGCCTGATTACTCGTCGTCTTCA GGTGAATAGTGGATCTGATATGCAGTTCGTCGAGTCCAGTTTTCCTGGAAAAGCGGCTTATGGCTTTTACCATATCAGAAATGTTAACCAG TTGCGTCtggatgacatcccaaagctgCTGGCAGAGTACAAACAACTAGTTTCAAATTAA
- the LOC126629592 gene encoding protein GLUTELIN PRECURSOR ACCUMULATION 3-like isoform X3, whose translation MTLKTMCTMAVQVQMLLWIKVFYNKLWYQPECTGGSDGQVGPSPRAFHVTVVIDCHMFIFGGRSGSKRLGDFWVLDTDIWQWTELTSFGDLPSARDFAAASAIGNRKIVMYGGWDGKKWLSDVYVLDTISLEWMELSVTGSLPPPRCGHTTTMVEKRLLVYGGRGGGGPVLGDLWALKGLIEEENETPAWTQLKLPGQAPSALCGHTITSGGHYLLLFGGHGTGGWLSRYDIYHNDCIVLDRVSAQWKRLPTGNEPPPARAYHSLTCMGSRYLLFGGFDGKSTFGDLWWLVPEEDSLAKRILAASPNIQNKDVEMGNENVQNIKQESQMEESAISELQKRLGISVSLHGNGVPIVDEVEDKEFIQLASNLVGERVSSDEQVSGVQALREHWRKSTPRLIPLKELGPLLRDYQRLITRRLQVNSGSDMQFVESSFPGKAAYGFYHIRNVNQLRLDDIPKLLAEYKQLVSN comes from the exons ATGACATTG AAAACAATGTGCACCATGGCAGTTCAAGTACAAATGCTTTTGTGGATTAAGGTTTTCT ATAACAAATTATGGTATCAGCCAGAGTGCACTGGTGGCTCTGATGGACAAGTTGGTCCAAGCCCACGAGCATTTCACGTTACTGTTGTGATTGATTGTCATATGTTCATCTTTGGTGGGCGTTCTGGGAGCAAGAG GTTAGGTGACTTTTGGGTCCTAGATACTG ATATATGGCAATGGACAGAGTTGACAAGTTTTGGCGACTTACCTTCTGCACGAGATTTTGCTGCAGCTTCAGCTATAGGAAATCGGAAAATTGTAAT GTATGGTGGCTGGGATGGTAAAAAATGGTTGTCAGATGTGTATGTCTTGGACACAA TATCGCTAGAGTGGATGGAGCTGTCAGTTACAGGGTCATTACCTCCACCCAGATGTGGCCATACAACTACCATGGTTGAGAAACGGTTGCTTGTTTATGGTGGCAGAG GAGGTGGAGGTCCAGTACTGGGTGATTTATGGGCTTTGAAGGGTCTAATCGAAGAAG AGAATGAAACACCTGCGTGGACCCAATTGAAGCTTCCAGGACAAGCTCCTTCTGCTCTGTGTGGCCATACTATTACATCAGGAGGGCACTAT CTGTTGCTCTTTGGCGGCCATGGAACTGGTGGCTGGTTGAGTCGTTATGACATTTATCACAATGACTGCATCGTTCTAGACAGGG TGTCTGCACAGTGGAAGCGCTTGCCTACTGGCAATGAACCTCCTCCTGCTCGAGCATACCATTCTCTGACATGTATGGGATCACGCTATCTGCTATTTGGTGGCTTTGATGGAAAATCAACTTTTGGTGATCTCTGGTGGTTGGTTCCTGAAG AGGACTCCCTTGCAAAGAGAATACTTGCAGCTTCACCAAATATCCAAAATAAGGATGTGGAGATGGGAAATGAAAATGTCCAAAACATCAAG CAGGAAAGCCAAATGGAAGAATCTGCTATCTCGGAGTTACAAAAAAGATTAGGAATATCTGTTTCTCTCCATGGTAATGGGGTTCCAATTGTGGATGAGGTGGAAGACAAAGAATTCATTCAACTGGCTTCAAATTTGGTTGGAGAAAGAGTCTCTAGTGATGAACAGGTTTCTGGTGTTCAG GCACTTCGTGAACACTGGAGGAAATCTACACCAAGGCTTATCCCACTTAAGGAGCTTGGACCCTTGCTTCGGGACTACCAACGCCTGATTACTCGTCGTCTTCA GGTGAATAGTGGATCTGATATGCAGTTCGTCGAGTCCAGTTTTCCTGGAAAAGCGGCTTATGGCTTTTACCATATCAGAAATGTTAACCAG TTGCGTCtggatgacatcccaaagctgCTGGCAGAGTACAAACAACTAGTTTCAAATTAA